The following proteins are encoded in a genomic region of Acidimicrobiia bacterium:
- a CDS encoding cyclic 2,3-diphosphoglycerate synthase, which produces MAKRKVIIIGAAGRDFHNFNTHYRDDESVEVVAFTAEQIPGIEGRTYPPELAGPLYPNGIPIYAEDQLPALIRDLEVDECAFSYSDVSYQHVMGVSAVVQAAGASFTLLGPRDTQVKSTKPVISVCAVRTGSGKSQTSRKVVETLMARGLKVVAVRHPMPYGDLTAQRVQRFAEIADLEKHDCTIEEMEEYEPHIVRGNVIYAGVDYEAILRAAEDDPNGCDVIVWDGGNNDFSFYEADLAITIVDPHRPGHELRYYPGEVSLRTADVVIINKIDSADLAGIETVRANIAKVNPSAKVIDAASTMRLEDPSVVAGKRVLAIEDGPTLTHGGMKIGAAVVAATKYGAIEFVDPRPYLVGKLKDTFATYPEIGTILPAMGYGEEQLRDLEATINATDCDAVVIGTPIDLARIVDIQKPNTRVFYDLQEIGEPTLTGVLDEFIAGQALG; this is translated from the coding sequence ATGGCCAAACGCAAGGTGATCATCATCGGCGCCGCGGGGCGCGACTTCCACAACTTCAACACCCACTACCGCGACGACGAATCAGTCGAAGTGGTCGCCTTCACGGCCGAACAGATCCCCGGCATCGAAGGCCGAACCTATCCGCCTGAGCTGGCCGGGCCGCTCTACCCGAACGGAATCCCGATCTACGCTGAAGACCAACTCCCCGCGTTGATCCGGGACCTCGAAGTCGACGAGTGTGCTTTCTCCTACAGCGACGTTTCATACCAGCACGTGATGGGCGTCTCGGCAGTCGTACAGGCCGCCGGGGCATCGTTCACTCTGCTGGGACCGCGCGACACCCAGGTGAAGAGCACCAAGCCGGTGATCTCTGTGTGCGCGGTGCGGACCGGATCCGGCAAGTCCCAGACCTCGCGCAAGGTCGTCGAGACGCTCATGGCCAGGGGCCTCAAGGTCGTTGCCGTCCGCCACCCGATGCCGTACGGCGATCTCACCGCCCAGAGAGTCCAGCGCTTCGCCGAGATCGCCGACCTCGAAAAGCACGACTGCACCATCGAAGAGATGGAGGAGTACGAGCCACATATCGTGCGAGGCAACGTCATCTACGCCGGAGTCGACTACGAGGCGATCCTCCGAGCGGCAGAAGACGACCCCAATGGATGCGATGTGATCGTCTGGGATGGTGGCAACAACGATTTCTCGTTCTACGAGGCCGACCTGGCGATCACCATCGTCGACCCGCATCGGCCGGGACATGAGTTGCGATACTACCCCGGCGAGGTCAGCTTGCGCACGGCCGATGTCGTGATCATCAACAAGATCGACTCCGCCGACCTGGCCGGAATCGAAACGGTCCGGGCCAACATCGCCAAGGTGAACCCGTCCGCCAAGGTCATCGACGCAGCCTCGACGATGCGGTTGGAGGACCCCTCGGTAGTTGCCGGCAAGCGCGTCCTGGCGATCGAAGACGGTCCAACCCTCACCCACGGGGGCATGAAGATCGGCGCAGCCGTCGTCGCCGCCACCAAATACGGTGCCATCGAATTCGTCGATCCCCGCCCCTACCTGGTCGGCAAGCTCAAAGACACTTTCGCCACGTACCCCGAAATCGGGACCATCCTGCCCGCAATGGGATACGGCGAGGAACAGCTTCGCGATCTCGAAGCCACGATCAACGCCACGGATTGCGACGCCGTCGTGATCGGAACGCCCATCGACCTTGCCCGCATCGTCGATATCCAGAAGCCGAATACGCGCGTGTTCTACGATCTACAGGAGATCGGCGAACCGACTCTGACCGGTGTACTCGACGAGTTCATCGCCGGGCAGGCGCTTGGATAA
- a CDS encoding aspartate aminotransferase family protein: protein MPSSFLHPFTPPRKTEFISITGGKGAVVFDDQGNEYIDGMGSLWYANVGYGREEIAEAIADQAKKLGAYHTFDPFTNPQTEELAAKVVELSPFDNARVFLGSSGSEAVDTAMKLARIAQRESGHPQKQIIVSRERGYHGTNYGGTSVQGIAPNREGFGPLVPGIINVVADDDEAMKKIFAEHGDEIAAVITEPIQGAGGVWPPPEGYLSHLRDLCDTYGAFLIHDEVITGFGRTGKWFGSQFYGVTPDMITFAKGVTSGYVPLSGVIVGPAVLAGLEANDGFILRTGYTYSGHPLGCVAALKCIEIQEREGLLARATEIGKRLSAGLNTLRDEGLLSDVRGEGAVWGISVPDGVNVVAVRDALLKKGVIIRPIPPNHLTMCPPLVITDDQIDTIVSSLRSVLKG, encoded by the coding sequence ATGCCCAGCTCGTTCTTGCATCCGTTCACGCCACCTCGAAAGACGGAGTTCATCTCGATCACCGGTGGTAAGGGCGCCGTCGTTTTTGATGACCAGGGAAACGAGTACATCGACGGAATGGGCTCGTTGTGGTACGCCAACGTTGGCTACGGCCGGGAAGAAATCGCCGAGGCGATCGCCGACCAGGCGAAGAAGCTAGGCGCCTATCACACCTTCGACCCGTTCACGAACCCGCAAACCGAGGAACTCGCCGCCAAGGTCGTCGAGCTGTCGCCGTTCGACAACGCTCGGGTATTCCTGGGTTCGTCTGGATCCGAGGCCGTCGACACGGCCATGAAACTCGCCCGCATCGCCCAGCGCGAGTCGGGCCATCCTCAGAAGCAGATCATCGTGAGCCGTGAGCGCGGGTACCACGGCACCAACTACGGCGGAACCTCGGTGCAGGGCATTGCTCCCAACCGCGAAGGGTTTGGGCCGCTGGTGCCGGGCATCATCAACGTGGTCGCCGACGACGATGAAGCGATGAAGAAGATCTTTGCCGAGCACGGTGACGAAATCGCGGCGGTGATCACCGAGCCGATCCAGGGAGCGGGCGGGGTGTGGCCACCCCCCGAGGGCTATCTGTCGCATCTGCGCGATCTCTGCGACACCTACGGGGCCTTTCTCATCCATGATGAAGTCATCACCGGATTCGGGCGCACCGGGAAGTGGTTCGGCAGCCAGTTCTACGGGGTAACACCCGACATGATCACGTTCGCCAAAGGTGTGACCTCGGGCTACGTGCCGCTGTCAGGGGTGATCGTCGGCCCTGCCGTTCTGGCCGGGCTCGAAGCAAACGACGGCTTCATCCTACGGACGGGCTACACATATTCTGGGCACCCGCTGGGTTGTGTCGCCGCGCTGAAGTGCATCGAGATTCAAGAGCGGGAAGGCCTGTTGGCCAGGGCGACCGAGATCGGGAAGCGCCTGTCCGCCGGGCTCAACACCTTGCGCGATGAAGGGTTGCTGAGCGATGTGCGCGGCGAGGGAGCCGTTTGGGGAATCTCCGTACCGGACGGCGTCAACGTCGTGGCGGTGCGTGACGCTCTTCTGAAGAAGGGCGTGATCATCCGCCCGATTCCACCGAACCATCTCACGATGTGCCCGCCGCTCGTCATCACCGACGACCAGATCGACACGATCGTCTCTTCCCTGCGGAGTGTGTTGAAGGGGTAG
- the ald gene encoding alanine dehydrogenase, whose translation MLVGAPKEIKKAERRVGLTPSSVRELVAHGHEVLVETAAGAGIGASDEDYVSAGARIAATAVEVWDQAEMIVKVKEPQAVERAQLSEDQVLFTYLHLAPDPDQTRDLVDGGATCIAYETVTDRNGGLPLLAPMSQVAGRMSIQAGAHCLEAPSGGAGLLLGGVPGVHSAKVVVIGGGVVGEHAIEMAVGLGAFVTVLDRDIGVLDRLARRFGTLLETVYSTASALEELVLDADLVIGAVLVKGDRAPRLVTAEMVKAMRPGSVLVDVAIDQGGCFETSRPTTHEEPTYIVDGVVHYCVANMPGAVPRTSTYALNNATLPFALALADKGAKQAMLDDVHLLGGLNVCRGQVTEEHVARELGYEYVEAAEALRAC comes from the coding sequence ATGCTTGTTGGGGCGCCGAAAGAGATCAAGAAGGCAGAACGACGCGTCGGCCTGACGCCGTCGAGTGTGAGAGAACTGGTGGCTCACGGTCACGAGGTTCTGGTCGAGACGGCTGCCGGAGCCGGTATCGGCGCTTCGGACGAGGACTACGTATCGGCCGGTGCTCGCATCGCCGCGACTGCGGTGGAGGTGTGGGATCAGGCGGAGATGATCGTCAAGGTCAAGGAACCGCAGGCAGTCGAGCGGGCCCAGCTCAGCGAAGATCAGGTGCTGTTCACCTACCTCCATCTCGCTCCCGATCCCGACCAAACGAGAGACCTCGTCGACGGAGGTGCAACCTGCATAGCCTACGAGACGGTGACCGATCGCAATGGCGGCCTGCCGCTGCTTGCTCCGATGTCTCAGGTCGCAGGTCGTATGTCGATTCAGGCAGGCGCCCACTGCCTCGAGGCTCCCAGTGGTGGGGCAGGGCTCCTGCTGGGTGGCGTACCGGGTGTCCACTCGGCGAAGGTAGTGGTGATCGGTGGGGGTGTCGTCGGCGAGCATGCGATCGAGATGGCAGTCGGCCTCGGCGCGTTTGTCACCGTGCTGGATCGCGACATTGGCGTTCTGGATCGTCTCGCCAGGCGCTTCGGCACTCTGCTGGAGACCGTTTACTCGACCGCGTCGGCCCTCGAGGAACTGGTGCTCGACGCCGACCTCGTCATCGGGGCCGTCCTGGTCAAGGGTGATCGAGCCCCTCGCCTCGTGACGGCCGAAATGGTCAAGGCGATGCGCCCGGGTTCCGTCCTGGTGGATGTGGCGATCGATCAGGGCGGCTGTTTTGAGACCTCACGCCCGACCACACATGAGGAGCCAACGTACATCGTCGACGGCGTTGTGCATTACTGCGTAGCCAACATGCCTGGCGCCGTGCCACGTACGTCCACCTACGCGCTCAACAACGCCACGCTTCCATTCGCACTGGCGCTGGCCGACAAGGGCGCCAAACAGGCGATGCTCGATGATGTTCACCTCCTGGGCGGCCTCAACGTGTGCAGAGGACAAGTAACGGAAGAGCACGTCGCCAGAGAACTCGGTTATGAGTACGTGGAAGCGGCGGAGGCACTGAGGGCCTGCTGA
- a CDS encoding ABC transporter ATP-binding protein, which produces MTRGARLTIDGVTKRYGDTAALDDVNLVVEPGSYVVILGPSGSGKTTLLSILGGFTEPTEGRIHIDDSDVTDLPPVRRPTTTVFQDYALFPHMTVAKNIGFGLAMHGIKGDERRRRVETALELVGLPGIGDRHIASLSGGQRQRIALGRAVVIEPRVLLLDEPLGALDLKLRRQMQDELSEIQRRLGTTFVHVTHDQEEAMSLADTIVVLRDGRIEDHGPPDRLYLRPSTRFAATFMGDSNLVDGTVRDTAGGTVEVGTAFGTFSVPGRASRDASVTLAIRPEHLRADETGGFQLGEGRVVDRHFIGAHQRCRIALGHAELILNSPAKPALAVDQIVRVSADLDDFVLLES; this is translated from the coding sequence ATGACGCGCGGCGCACGGCTCACTATCGACGGTGTCACGAAGCGCTACGGTGATACCGCCGCGCTCGATGACGTGAATCTCGTGGTTGAGCCGGGTTCCTATGTGGTCATCCTGGGTCCGTCCGGCAGCGGCAAGACGACGCTGCTGAGCATTCTGGGCGGCTTCACGGAGCCCACGGAGGGGCGTATACACATCGACGACAGCGATGTGACCGACCTCCCGCCGGTCCGGCGACCCACCACCACGGTCTTTCAGGACTACGCCCTGTTCCCGCACATGACCGTCGCCAAGAACATCGGCTTCGGCCTCGCCATGCATGGCATAAAGGGTGACGAACGCCGCCGGCGCGTTGAAACTGCTCTGGAGCTGGTCGGTCTACCAGGCATCGGCGATCGCCATATCGCCTCACTGTCCGGCGGACAGCGACAACGAATCGCACTCGGCCGGGCGGTGGTCATCGAACCCCGGGTGTTGCTTCTCGATGAACCATTGGGCGCCCTCGACCTCAAGCTCCGACGTCAGATGCAGGATGAGCTGAGCGAAATCCAGAGACGGCTAGGAACCACCTTCGTCCACGTGACCCACGATCAAGAGGAGGCCATGAGTCTTGCAGACACCATCGTGGTGCTCCGCGACGGCCGGATCGAAGATCACGGACCCCCGGACCGCCTGTACCTCCGCCCATCAACACGCTTCGCCGCAACGTTCATGGGTGACAGCAACCTGGTCGATGGAACGGTGAGGGACACCGCCGGCGGAACGGTCGAGGTGGGAACCGCGTTCGGGACGTTCTCGGTGCCCGGCCGGGCAAGCCGGGACGCTTCGGTCACGCTGGCGATTCGTCCCGAGCACCTCCGGGCAGACGAAACGGGAGGATTTCAGCTCGGAGAGGGCCGGGTCGTCGACCGCCACTTCATCGGGGCTCACCAGCGGTGCAGAATTGCGCTGGGACATGCGGAACTGATCCTCAACTCGCCCGCCAAACCGGCTCTGGCCGTCGATCAGATAGTGCGTGTCAGCGCCGACCTCGACGACTTCGTGCTCCTCGAGTCGTAG
- a CDS encoding aldehyde ferredoxin oxidoreductase C-terminal domain-containing protein — MEVTALRPATDFTVNRYHVDLTNRTVRFESFPCQDLEDALGGIARATKLLGDLEITDPYAPDAPLVMNLGLLSGTRAMTGLRTFFHGYSPLKTSLAGAPGLMWSAGSGHFGTKLRGLGIEEVIFTGRCEQATLLRLTPADDPEGPGGPAEFTFLAADDLIGRTVNDKIQELHNRYPEAHFAVIGPAGENYESVRYASIALSTDNQLKSGDAKPRFCGRGGYGGVMGSKNLLAIAADGPNPKASSRGLKDINREINLGDGSKGYRDVGTWRMVGMLHPAGGLPEFNFAPPGNEDGQLLTRPAFEAGPYIVKAEACYLCGIKCHKNVYDRTDGEAGRFRAKVDYEPLALLTSNLGIYDADAALTLIDLSDELGMDSISLGGTIGYAMEWNLRHPDSPIAGGLSYGDAAATRTAIEAVGTGLFPELGQGSMRLSIHQGATGFAMQSKGVEYPAYLPHTNPSYPWALAGGHMSMRTYLLAIVERETGLEYWIDATVNRGPRFILDDITGLCKFSMIGPDLEAEAIRLITGLGVEADDLLAAVDRTFLRGYASERKHGFTEDDYLMPADAHLPIEHSTVPQFNTEEFFDELRGRVIETLDQRAVAAGFM; from the coding sequence GTGGAAGTGACCGCATTGCGACCGGCTACGGACTTCACCGTGAATCGCTACCACGTGGACCTCACGAACCGGACCGTCAGATTCGAATCCTTCCCCTGCCAAGATCTCGAGGACGCCCTCGGTGGAATCGCCCGCGCCACCAAACTGCTGGGCGATCTCGAAATCACCGATCCCTACGCACCTGACGCACCGCTGGTCATGAACCTGGGCCTGCTGAGCGGGACACGGGCGATGACGGGTCTGCGGACCTTTTTCCACGGCTACTCCCCGCTCAAGACCTCGCTGGCCGGTGCGCCGGGTCTCATGTGGTCGGCAGGATCGGGGCACTTCGGCACCAAACTACGTGGCCTCGGCATCGAAGAAGTCATCTTCACCGGCCGGTGCGAGCAAGCGACCCTCCTCCGCCTGACCCCTGCCGACGATCCCGAAGGACCCGGCGGCCCGGCAGAGTTCACCTTCCTGGCCGCCGATGACCTCATCGGACGCACGGTCAACGACAAGATCCAGGAACTCCACAACCGCTATCCGGAGGCGCATTTCGCCGTGATCGGTCCGGCCGGAGAGAACTACGAGTCGGTCCGGTATGCGTCGATTGCGCTGTCGACCGACAACCAGTTGAAGTCGGGGGACGCCAAGCCCCGATTCTGCGGAAGGGGCGGATACGGCGGCGTGATGGGTTCGAAAAACCTTCTGGCGATCGCCGCCGACGGCCCAAATCCGAAGGCTTCGAGCCGGGGTCTCAAAGACATCAACCGGGAGATCAACCTCGGAGACGGGAGCAAGGGGTATCGCGACGTCGGTACCTGGCGCATGGTCGGGATGCTCCATCCGGCCGGCGGTCTCCCCGAGTTCAACTTCGCCCCTCCGGGTAACGAAGATGGTCAGCTTCTCACCCGGCCAGCCTTCGAAGCAGGCCCCTATATCGTCAAAGCGGAGGCCTGCTACCTCTGTGGCATCAAATGCCACAAGAACGTCTACGACCGTACGGATGGAGAGGCCGGGAGATTCCGGGCCAAGGTCGACTACGAGCCCCTTGCCCTACTCACCTCGAACCTGGGCATCTATGACGCCGACGCCGCCTTGACCTTGATCGATCTCTCCGACGAACTGGGCATGGATTCGATCTCGCTCGGAGGAACCATCGGATACGCGATGGAGTGGAATCTGCGCCATCCCGACTCCCCCATCGCCGGCGGGCTCAGCTACGGCGACGCGGCCGCCACCAGGACAGCCATCGAGGCGGTCGGAACCGGCCTGTTCCCGGAGTTAGGGCAAGGCTCCATGCGGTTGTCCATCCACCAGGGTGCCACAGGATTCGCCATGCAATCGAAAGGCGTCGAGTACCCCGCCTATCTGCCACACACCAATCCCTCCTATCCATGGGCGCTGGCCGGAGGTCACATGTCGATGCGCACATACCTTCTGGCGATCGTCGAGCGAGAAACCGGCCTCGAGTACTGGATCGATGCCACCGTCAATCGGGGGCCCAGGTTCATCCTCGATGACATCACCGGGCTCTGTAAGTTCTCCATGATCGGCCCCGATCTGGAAGCGGAGGCGATTCGGTTGATCACCGGCCTCGGCGTAGAGGCCGACGACCTGCTGGCGGCCGTCGACCGAACATTCCTGCGCGGCTACGCCTCCGAGCGGAAACACGGATTCACAGAAGACGACTACTTGATGCCTGCCGACGCCCACCTACCAATCGAACACTCGACTGTGCCGCAGTTCAACACCGAAGAGTTCTTCGATGAGTTGCGAG
- a CDS encoding serine/threonine protein kinase yields MAKIVNSWTEWDPLKRVIVGRADGTMVQAPEPATVRDWPKWGFPKGTYGRLPQEMEDAANAQLDNFVALLEKHGVAVDRPEVLDFSQAVTTPDWTQDSMFGVMPPRDILLTVGNEILEATMSQRSRWFEYLAYRPLLQKYFREDPDFRWEAAPKPRLTDASYVDGMEFWEYAESLPDAEQIERFTKNKQWNLTEEEPLFDAADVGRFGRDLFVQRSTATNGAGIDWLRRHFPEHRLHEVLFWEAHPMHIDATFIPLRPGLALSNRQRVPLTEEMKKLFAMNDWEIVPCAEPALPEKPPLCFCSVWLSMNTLLLDEHTIFVEESEKAQQQQFYELGFEVIEVPFWAVGPFGGGLHCATADVYREGTLQDYFPRQIPGY; encoded by the coding sequence GTGGCAAAGATCGTGAACTCGTGGACCGAGTGGGACCCGCTCAAGCGGGTCATCGTCGGCCGCGCCGATGGCACCATGGTGCAGGCGCCCGAACCTGCCACAGTCCGTGACTGGCCGAAGTGGGGTTTTCCGAAGGGCACCTACGGCCGGCTTCCGCAGGAGATGGAGGACGCCGCCAACGCGCAACTGGACAACTTCGTTGCTCTCCTGGAGAAGCATGGTGTAGCGGTCGACCGACCGGAAGTTCTCGACTTCTCTCAGGCAGTCACCACGCCCGACTGGACCCAGGACTCCATGTTCGGCGTGATGCCACCCCGCGACATCCTCTTGACGGTCGGCAACGAGATCCTCGAAGCCACGATGTCGCAGCGCTCTCGCTGGTTCGAGTACCTCGCCTACCGTCCACTCCTCCAGAAGTACTTCCGGGAGGATCCGGACTTCCGGTGGGAAGCCGCCCCGAAACCGCGCCTTACGGATGCTTCCTACGTGGACGGCATGGAGTTCTGGGAGTACGCCGAGTCCCTCCCGGACGCGGAACAGATCGAACGCTTCACAAAGAACAAGCAGTGGAACCTCACCGAAGAAGAGCCGCTTTTCGATGCCGCCGACGTCGGACGGTTCGGCAGGGATCTGTTCGTACAGCGGTCAACGGCCACCAACGGGGCCGGTATCGATTGGCTCCGGCGGCATTTTCCGGAGCACCGACTCCACGAGGTGCTCTTCTGGGAGGCGCACCCGATGCACATCGATGCCACGTTCATACCGCTCCGGCCGGGCCTGGCCCTCAGCAACCGGCAACGTGTGCCCCTAACCGAAGAGATGAAGAAGCTGTTCGCCATGAACGATTGGGAGATCGTTCCGTGCGCCGAACCCGCCCTGCCGGAGAAACCTCCACTGTGTTTCTGCAGCGTCTGGCTGTCTATGAACACGCTGCTCCTCGATGAGCACACCATCTTCGTTGAGGAATCGGAGAAGGCCCAGCAGCAGCAGTTCTACGAACTCGGCTTCGAGGTGATCGAGGTGCCGTTCTGGGCGGTCGGACCGTTCGGTGGAGGCCTCCATTGCGCAACGGCCGATGTGTATCGGGAAGGCACACTCCAGGACTACTTCCCCCGCCAGATTCCGGGTTACTAG
- a CDS encoding polysaccharide deacetylase, translating to MSVAPGEFAWPAGYRSAVALTFDLDAESVVLAVDRSYASRPSVMTHQAYGPLTGLPRLLEVLGGEALHATFFIPGFTADRYPGAVAAVLEAGHEVAHHGYLHRPPAHLLVEEERAELERGLEALGKHGVRPAGFRAPWWETSADTLGLLAEFGFEYDASLFDRDTPYPVATDQGVIVEIPQSWAFDDWERYAYLPDPPAGQGVIERPSDVMETWWQDILAYREYGGCAVPVMHPFLSGRPARALALAGLLERLASLPDVWVTTLGEIASHTSDLGMEAAPLDLPDLDGV from the coding sequence ATGAGCGTAGCTCCGGGCGAGTTTGCCTGGCCGGCCGGGTACCGTTCGGCCGTCGCGCTGACGTTCGATCTTGATGCCGAGTCGGTCGTGCTGGCGGTTGATCGGTCGTATGCCTCCCGCCCTTCGGTGATGACGCATCAAGCATACGGACCTTTGACTGGACTACCGCGGTTGCTCGAGGTGCTTGGTGGGGAGGCGTTGCATGCCACGTTCTTCATTCCCGGGTTCACGGCCGACCGATATCCCGGCGCCGTTGCCGCGGTCCTCGAGGCAGGACACGAGGTGGCTCATCACGGGTATCTGCACCGTCCACCTGCACATCTTCTCGTGGAAGAGGAGCGAGCGGAGCTGGAGCGTGGGCTCGAGGCTCTTGGGAAACACGGGGTGCGGCCCGCCGGGTTCCGTGCGCCCTGGTGGGAGACGTCTGCCGACACACTCGGCCTGCTGGCGGAGTTCGGATTCGAATACGATGCCAGCCTGTTTGATCGCGATACCCCCTACCCGGTGGCGACGGATCAGGGCGTGATCGTGGAGATACCGCAGTCGTGGGCATTCGACGATTGGGAACGATATGCCTATCTGCCGGACCCTCCGGCCGGTCAAGGGGTGATCGAGCGTCCCTCCGACGTCATGGAAACCTGGTGGCAAGACATCTTGGCCTACCGGGAGTACGGCGGTTGCGCCGTCCCGGTGATGCACCCCTTTCTGTCGGGGCGACCGGCCCGGGCGCTGGCGCTGGCAGGGTTGCTTGAACGCCTGGCTTCACTGCCGGATGTGTGGGTGACCACGTTGGGGGAGATTGCCTCTCACACTTCCGACCTGGGGATGGAGGCCGCCCCGCTCGATCTTCCTGACCTCGACGGCGTCTGA
- a CDS encoding ABC transporter permease, which produces MKRIGGVIRYSYLAAVFGFILLPVLALVLFSFQDGALAVPPLRGLSLRWYEALFADGRMMAALRNSALVAITSALICTVLGFLAAYGLARFRPKGVQALRAFLIAPLGVSYLVIGLGLSLAFSELAIGRSLITVTIGHVVINLPLAFAIILSQMNEQQARFEQAARDLGARESRVLALVAVPLLAPGLLAAFLLSFTLSWDEFVIALLLTRFDVTLPVEIWSALRTGLNPKTNAAGTIVFALSIGMLIITYALIRRRLEKQR; this is translated from the coding sequence ATGAAACGGATCGGCGGTGTGATCCGCTACTCATACCTCGCTGCCGTATTCGGTTTCATCCTTCTGCCCGTGCTGGCACTCGTGCTCTTCTCCTTCCAGGACGGGGCGTTAGCCGTTCCTCCACTCCGCGGCCTGTCCTTGCGCTGGTATGAGGCCTTGTTCGCCGATGGGCGGATGATGGCGGCGTTGCGCAACTCGGCGCTGGTCGCCATAACCTCAGCATTGATCTGCACAGTGCTCGGGTTCCTCGCTGCCTACGGCCTGGCCAGATTCCGTCCCAAAGGAGTCCAGGCACTCCGGGCGTTCTTGATTGCACCTCTCGGTGTCTCCTATCTCGTCATAGGACTCGGCCTGTCCCTCGCCTTCAGCGAGCTCGCAATCGGGAGATCGCTGATCACGGTCACGATCGGCCATGTGGTGATCAATCTTCCCCTCGCCTTCGCCATCATCCTGAGTCAGATGAACGAGCAACAAGCGCGCTTCGAGCAGGCCGCCCGTGATCTCGGGGCCCGGGAGTCACGGGTTCTCGCGCTAGTAGCCGTCCCATTGCTCGCGCCCGGGTTGCTCGCTGCCTTCCTGCTGTCCTTCACGCTTTCCTGGGACGAGTTCGTCATCGCTCTACTGCTCACCCGGTTCGATGTGACGCTCCCGGTTGAGATCTGGTCGGCCCTGCGGACCGGGCTCAATCCAAAGACCAACGCAGCAGGCACGATCGTGTTCGCCCTGTCGATCGGCATGCTCATCATCACCTATGCCCTCATCAGACGAAGACTGGAGAAACAGCGATGA
- a CDS encoding ABC transporter permease, producing MDKVPAGLTAAQTSSRKGWTLAGPALLWTSLFFLAPMGLVVAYSLFRRVGGTIDTSPSLYNYRRIIDEPVFFDALRNSLEVVAITVVFSILVAYPFAYILAYRVPPRWQRPLLLLAVLPFWTSYVVRSYSWLLVLGKNGVVNELMTSTGLISSPITLSNTRLATVVGFVHFFTMLTSLTIYASLTQIPESYRKAARDLGASSFLTFLRVTLPLSMPGVVVGAFLTFVLAIGDFITPQILGGGQELLLPQAIMLQVQRRGDFPLAAALSVVLLVVVIVVYAASAKRLTLEQE from the coding sequence GTGGACAAGGTTCCTGCAGGGTTGACGGCAGCCCAGACATCTTCGAGGAAGGGTTGGACCCTGGCGGGTCCAGCCCTTCTCTGGACGAGTCTCTTCTTCCTCGCTCCGATGGGGTTGGTGGTCGCCTACAGCCTCTTTCGAAGAGTCGGCGGCACGATCGACACTTCGCCCAGCTTGTACAACTACCGGAGGATCATCGACGAACCGGTGTTCTTCGACGCGTTGCGGAATTCGCTCGAGGTCGTGGCCATCACAGTCGTTTTCAGCATTCTCGTGGCCTATCCGTTCGCCTACATCCTGGCGTATCGCGTGCCTCCGCGCTGGCAACGCCCGCTCCTGCTGCTCGCCGTGCTCCCGTTCTGGACCTCCTACGTGGTCCGCTCTTACAGCTGGCTGTTGGTTCTGGGCAAGAACGGTGTCGTCAACGAACTGATGACATCCACCGGATTGATCTCGTCGCCGATCACACTGTCCAACACACGGCTGGCAACCGTGGTCGGATTCGTGCACTTCTTCACGATGCTCACCTCCCTCACGATCTATGCCAGCCTGACCCAGATACCCGAGTCGTACCGGAAGGCAGCGAGGGACCTCGGCGCCTCGTCTTTCTTGACTTTCCTTCGGGTGACGCTCCCGCTCAGCATGCCCGGTGTTGTCGTCGGTGCCTTCCTCACCTTCGTCCTCGCCATCGGTGACTTCATCACTCCGCAGATCCTCGGTGGTGGCCAGGAGCTGCTGCTCCCCCAGGCGATCATGCTCCAGGTGCAGCGGCGGGGAGACTTTCCGCTGGCTGCGGCGCTCAGCGTTGTTCTCCTCGTTGTCGTCATCGTGGTCTATGCCGCCTCGGCCAAGCGGCTCACGCTGGAGCAGGAATGA